A genomic window from Scatophagus argus isolate fScaArg1 chromosome 17, fScaArg1.pri, whole genome shotgun sequence includes:
- the cd164l2 gene encoding CD164 sialomucin-like 2 protein isoform X2 — translation MHLIFRGSDGCCAIKFPAVSWTCWSSVVVRMKQLVFKVFCSTLLLLAVVHSAYSQSDCSQAESCDLCVGDSMLNLTGCVWRLCPDGNDTGMCVADDGSSVNNGMNCSWTRVSELCTVVETVAEGGGEGDTGDGGKTNSSPEFSQAKFDMSSFIGGIILVLCVQAGGFFAMRFLKSKEQSSYDPIEQPQ, via the exons CAATAAAGTTTCCAGCTGTCAGTTGGACGTGTTGGAGCTCTGTGGTTGTCAGGATGAAGCAGCTGGTATTCAAAGTCTTCTGCTCCACACTGCTGCTTCTCGCAGTGGTGCACTCTGCGTACTCACAGTCAG ATTGTTCTCAAGCCGAATCATGTGACCTGTGTGTCGGAGACTCCATGCTTAACCTGACAGGCTGTGTTTGGAGGCTTTGTCCAGATG GTAATGACACAGGCATGTGTGTGGCTGATGACGGCAGCTCAGTAAACAATGGCATGAACTGTAGCTGGACGAGAGTGTCTGAGTTGTGCACAG TTGTAGAGACCGTagctgagggaggaggtgaaggtgaCACAG GTGATGGAGGTAAAACCAACTCATCCCCAGAGTTCTCCCAGGCCAAGTTTGACATGTCCAGTTTCATCGGAGGCATCATACTCGTGCTCTGCGTGCAAGCGGGCGGCTTCTTCGCCATGCGCTTTCTCAAATCCAAAGAGCAGAGCAGCTATGACCCCAT AGAGCAGCCACAGTGA